A single region of the Nakaseomyces glabratus chromosome D, complete sequence genome encodes:
- a CDS encoding uncharacterized protein (CAGL0D02222g~Ortholog(s) have role in Group I intron splicing and intracellular ribonucleoprotein complex, mitochondrial matrix localization) gives MMLKRYTPGLNIRNYQLLCYTSKRYQSDNSISKLVTDVFPQPKRSKFLKVQYDTRAWITKYIDFSKLKEKDDRKDHSALDLSMIIKKLQQLRNENRRKIYFRVLTLLNTSNIDWIANSGKTLKGRIPKELYHECIKMLKNINNRIDDEASKVTFAKLGIGMIKSYKRMESGDIGNFKQNERGLVFYRDCLQLISKADSKQLYNEVIKELNSEEYKLLKIWFQIAWYLHTKQNIELKLTIQTLVSSIGNDDVILNNAEKAIFIPILIKSLAEFITCNNPDGIRQLAHIFTKWEDILTADDKERYKLLSNKIMV, from the coding sequence ATGATGCTAAAAAGATACACACCTGGCTTAAATATAAGAAATTATCAATTACTTTGTTACACATCAAAAAGGTACCAGTCAGAtaattcaatatcaaaattggTCACTGATGTCTTTCCACAACCTAAAAGATCTAAGTTTCTAAAAGTTCAGTACGATACAAGGGCGTGGATAACAAAGTACATAGATTTTTCcaaattaaaagaaaaagacgATCGTAAAGACCATAGCGCGTTAGATCTGTCGATGATTATCAAAAAACTACAACAACTAAGAAATGagaatagaagaaaaatatattttagAGTTCTTACTCTCTTAAATACATCCAACATTGATTGGATAGCAAACTCTGGGAAAACATTAAAAGGTAGGATTCCAAAGGAATTATACCATGAATGCATAAAAATGCtaaagaatattaataatcGCATAGACGATGAAGCTTCTAAAGTGACATTCGCAAAATTGGGTATTGGCATGATAAAATCATATAAGAGAATGGAATCGGGAGATATAGGAAATTTCAAACAGAATGAAAGAGGTCTTGTATTTTACAGAGACTGCTTACAGTTGATAAGTAAAGCTGATTCGAAGCAGTTATACAATGAAGTCATTAAAGAACTTAACTCAGAGGAATATAAGTTACTTAAGATCTGGTTCCAGATTGCGTGGTATCTGCATACCAAACAAAACATTGAATTGAAACTTACAATTCAGACtttagtttcttcaattggtAATGATGATGTTATCCTCAATAATGCAGAAAAGGCAATATTCATACCAATACTTATCAAGTCTTTAGCGGAGTTTATTACGTGCAATAATCCTGATGGTATACGACAGTTAGCTCATATTTTTACTAAATGGGAAGATATATTGACCGCAGATGACAAGGAACGTTATAAGCTCTTGTCTAACAAAATAATGGTTTGA